DNA sequence from the Desulfobacterales bacterium genome:
CCGCATCCACCTGCGAGGCGGTCTTGTGTTCGAGGAGGAAATGCTCGTCGCCGATCCGGACTACGCCGTCCACCTTTCCGGCCAGCACGAAGCTTCTGGATGAAGCGCCGGTGGCAGGGTTGACGATGCTCCCCTCGAAGGTCTTTTCGAGGGCAACGACATCGAACTCCTCGCTCGCATAGGAGGCCGCGTAGCCCTTCATCATCGCCGAAGCCAGATGCCAGTCCCGCTTCTGGTCTTCCTCTTGTGCGCGGTTGGCGTAGGTCCGGTCGATGAAATCGAGGACGAGCCCCAGGTCCCTGCCGCCGTGCCAGATCTCCAGGCACTTGTGGATCACCGTGCCGAAGGCCAGGTTGTGGTCCCGTTCCAAGGGAACCAGTTCCTGTATGTAGCGCCACTCGCAGGCTTTGCGGCAGTTGCGGAACAGGCTCCACATCGAATAGGTGGTGGTCGTTTTCGCTTCCATCAGGCGGCCCCCGTGGCTTTGAGCTCGGGGCCGACCACGGGGCGGTCACCCACGCGTTCGACTTTGAAGGCTTCTTCGCCGAACTCTCGGGTGAGGAAGCCGGTGAAGATGCGGGCGATGGCGCGGCCGACCTCGGTCGCCGCATCCACGACGCAGGAGCGCTTGTGCGAATCCAGGCAGAAGGATGCGTCCAGCCGAACCAGCGACCGGCCGTGAAGGCTCTCGGCGGCGAGCACCGCCAGAAGCAGGGACTCCTCGACGTCCCGGATCGGGACCTTGGAGTCGAAGTTGTATCGGTAAAGTTCTCGGTTCATGTTTGATGCCTCCATTCCGTTCAGTAAGGTCTGTTGGAGGGCGCGCCCGGGCCGGATGCTTTCGGCGATCTCTCGGACGCCTTCCGTGCATCCGACCCGCTCATTACCTACCGGAGGCGGACCCGGACCGTCGGACGGTCGAAATCCACCTCATCAATAGTTCTGCTAACAGACAGTAAATATTGATAAAGCAGATTAATATGGCGTTGTTACAAGTTGTTCCATTTTTTGATTGACATGAGCATGGTTGCGGTGTATTTTTGAAAAATGGAACAACTTGTAACAACAAATAGGAGGTGTACGCGATGAGTGACAGTAAGGCGAAGGCTACTTTAAGTAAGGGAAGGCATAGCTGGTGCGTTATCTTTCGTCATCCAGTCTGCCTGGGACCAGATGGCAAACAGAAACTGCGAGTTAGGCGTGGATTAGGCACCCCTGAAAAGGAACAGGCGCAAATACTCGTCGATCAACTTAACCAAATTCTCTCCGACCCTGTCTTGTGGAACCTGTCAAGTCGCCAAGCTGCATCTAAGAGCTACGATGAGAAAATCGTAGCTGCGTTTTATGATCCTATGCTTCCGGCTGCATTTGACCCGTGGAGCATCCGTGAGGAGGTTATTCCACTGCCTGGTGGGAACGACCCCTCAGATGGTTATGCCCGTATTCTTTTCGTAGGTACCACCGGTGCGGGTAAGACAACCATCGTAAGACAACTTTTGGGCACCGATCCAGAACGTGAACGTTTTCCATCTATTTCTGCAGCCAAAACAACCATATGTGACATTGAGATCGTTGTGGCTGAAGGTCCACTGCGGGCCGCAGTCACCTTCATCCCAAGGGACCGCGTCCGGCAATACATTTCCGAATGCGTTCTTGCCGCAGTTGTCACCAAACTGGAGGGCGGGCCTGAACGTGACGTAATTCGACGATTCCTCGAACATAGCGAACAGAAATTTCGGCTGAGCTACATTTTGGGCAACCCCGCCCTTCTTGAAAAGTCTGTAAATGATGAAATCGAGGATGAAGATTTTGATGAAAACTCACCGTCTGATTCCCCAGAACATCAAGAACTTAATGAAACCGAACGCGAAGAGCTCTTGAATGCTCTCAGAATGTATTTTGTCTCAATTGATCAGCTCGAGGAGAAGGCCAAATCGGTTATGGATAAAATGGCTGACGAGCTGGGGATTAAGGTTGGGGAAGCATCGAAAGAGGACCGCGATGTCCTTCAGGAGTTGGTTGAAGACCAACTGGCAAACATGGATGAGTTCCATCAGCTTGTGGACGCCATTCTCGATGATGTTGAGAGTCGCTTTGGTTTTCTGTCGGATGGTGAAATTACCCGTGGTAAGGATGGATGGCCAATAAAATGGACACACCGGGACTCTGACCGATCCGCATTTATCCGAGTGGTGAACAGATTCTCAAGCAATTATGCACCGAATTTCGGACGGCTTTTGACGCCACTGGTTGAAGGTATCCGAGTAGCAGGTCCTTTCAGGCCTGAGTGGCACAATAATGCCTTACCGAAAATGGTCATCATGGATGGCCAGGGGATAGGGCATACTGCCGATAGCACTTCCAGCCTTTCCACATCAATCACCAGCAAATTCCGTATGGCTGATGCGATTGTTTTGGTTGATAATGCTGCTCAACCCATACAGGCCGGACCGTGTGCGGTGCTTCAGTCCTTGGTTATTAGCGGG
Encoded proteins:
- a CDS encoding PD-(D/E)XK nuclease family protein, whose amino-acid sequence is MEAKTTTTYSMWSLFRNCRKACEWRYIQELVPLERDHNLAFGTVIHKCLEIWHGGRDLGLVLDFIDRTYANRAQEEDQKRDWHLASAMMKGYAASYASEEFDVVALEKTFEGSIVNPATGASSRSFVLAGKVDGVVRIGDEHFLLEHKTASQVDADYLERLWTDFQIVLYSRYVEQTLGIRIAGVLYNILVKARLQQG